A window of Sphaeramia orbicularis chromosome 8, fSphaOr1.1, whole genome shotgun sequence genomic DNA:
GTGTGTCAAAAAGACATTAGTTAACAAACATAAATCAATGGGTAGATGGTAATTTTACAGCAAGTTCTAAAATGTGTTGAAAAGAGCAGCGCAGAGCAAGGGACTTAAGTTTCTATTACAAAAGCAATGTTACTGGCAAAATTGTCTCTACTCTGCAGAATTCGACTCTCATGTTGACTTTGTTACAATGCTGTAGGACAAACATGGAAGAAAGAGGCAGGGGGTCTGATAATCAAAGCAGAACTGGAGGGCAATGCATTTCTCCAAGTTATCTTAGCTATGGTTCCAAATGTGAGAAGTCATTAAACCTCATCATCTACTACTGTGTGCACTGCCTCGACACAGACACACGTGCTTTGATGACAGTGTGACCTGAACAAAAAATGTCTGTCTTGTCAATATGTCAAAAGTAGACTAGCCGATGCATTAAAAGAAGTTTCAGATcaagataaactttattgtcccatatGGGAAAATTTATGAATGTCAATGCTATGAATAAACCAGTGATGGAGGATACTGCGGAGGTGCACAACTCCATCCCAGATTTTCAAACATCAATgtgaaacatttaaaaaatggaCAGCTGAAAAAGCTATTTAAACAATGTGATTTTATTTGACATTAAGGCAAGTTCGCAACAGCAAGCTTCCTTTCAGTCATCTTGCACCTAAAACTTTTGAAACTGCTTCTTTGCTCCAGCAGCTTTTGTCACTTTGAGGACGTTGAACCTCACGGTTTTGCTGAGGGGTCGGCACTCTCCAACAGTGACAATATCTCCGACTGTGACGTCTCTGCAGAAAAAAAGATCAGTCAGACTAGAAAATACAGACTGGTAGGAAGCCTTCTGTGTGCCAACAATGATTTAACTGTCTTTGCGATGAGTGTGAAAACCCAGGCTGCATCAGCGTTGCCATAAGGCAGTGTCGTCAGAACCCAGTGGGCTTGGAAGACCATCGTGAGAAAAAGCATCATTTGCAGCAAAATATGTTATTTTGTTCCAAGTAGATTTACTCCAAGTTTTTTAGGAGTCAACATTTAAGTTGCAGCATGATGATTTACGTATTTCCTTTTGTGGCACATTTTTAGTCAAATGAAACGACATTCTTCAGTTTCaagtctggagaaaaaaaaaacaaaaaaacaaatgaagtgtGGTACCTGAAGCAaggagacagatggacagagatgTTCTTGTGCCTCTTCTCAAAGCGGTTGTACTTGCGGATGTAATGCAGGTAATCACGTCTGATAACAATGGTCCTCTGCATCTTCATTTTGGTCACCACACCTATAGAACAAACAAAATGTACAGTATTGTTAACCAGCCTAATAAAATCTCCAATCTTTGGGTCAAACTACTAAGATTTGTATAAATATCTCAGTTAATTCAATAACTGTCACTACATCAGTGTTGCCATTAGGCATTGTCGTCAGAACCCAGCAGGCTTGGAAGACCATCGTGAGAAAAAACATCATTTGTAGGACAGTCATAAGAAACTACACAGAAATGAAAAACTATTTTGGAGATATTTAAACAAATCTGTCAGAATAATTCATTTTTTTGCTCAACAGTTCAAAATCTGAGGTAGTACTATGAAAATACAATGAAAGAACTATACTGGATGAACAAAGAGTTGTTTACTGCATGTCCCTTTAAACACTAACCCCATATTCCACATTGTGTTAGCCAATTATGTGTAAAGATGCTGAAGGGTGTACTCATTTAAGTAGACTTCAGTAGAATTCCCATTTAACTCAAGTAACTGATACAAAAACAATTTCATATTAAAAAACACTTTATGAGCCAATGTCAATACCACAAGATTAATATGTATAAGCTGTGACTGACCAGAGAGGATACGGCCACGGATGGAGACATTTCCAGTGAATGGGCATTTCTTGTCAATGTAAGTGCCATCAATAGCCTGGAGGAGAAAGGACCATTGTTAGTGTTATCAATCCAAACATTTTAATCTACAATACAAATGTGAAAATTGTTTTAGAATTACTGCATCAGCTTTGCCAAAAGGCACTATCGTCAGAACCCTACAGGTTTGGAAGACCATCGTGAGAAAGACATCATTTGCAGTTTAAGACCTAAACAGCTTTAGGTTTATGTTGTACAAGTTTGCAGACAACTCCA
This region includes:
- the rps11 gene encoding small ribosomal subunit protein uS17, encoding MADAQTERAYQKQPTIFQNKKRVLAVDGGKEGKEKLPRYHKSVGLGFKTPREAIDGTYIDKKCPFTGNVSIRGRILSGVVTKMKMQRTIVIRRDYLHYIRKYNRFEKRHKNISVHLSPCFRDVTVGDIVTVGECRPLSKTVRFNVLKVTKAAGAKKQFQKF